A single genomic interval of Lolium rigidum isolate FL_2022 unplaced genomic scaffold, APGP_CSIRO_Lrig_0.1 contig_34223_1, whole genome shotgun sequence harbors:
- the LOC124681129 gene encoding homeobox-leucine zipper protein ROC6-like, with protein MSFGGMFDGAGSGVFSYDAGGGGAGMHNPAGRLLPSPNLPRPGGAGGFSSSTGLSLGLTNMEGGQLGDPNRLGGLLGSAGSVGDGSDSLVRGREDENDSRSGSDNLDGASGDELDPDNGNPRKKKKRYHRHTPQQIQELEAVFKECPHPDEKQRMELSRRLNLESRQVKFWFQNRRTQMKTQIERHENALLRQENDKLRTENMTIREAMRSPMCGNCGGAAVLGDVSLEEQHLRIENSRLKDELDRVCALAGKFLGRPVSAISSPLSLPSSLSGLDLAVGSANGGFMGGGSVLQSIPDLMGGGPAGMRLPAGMIGGGLDDGVGGAGDAMDRGVLLELGLAAMEELVKVAQVDEPLWLPTSLDTSAGGGFGQQQALESGGFQTMNFEEYRRAFARVLGPSPAGFVSEATRDVGVAIVSSVDLVSSLMDAGRWSEMFPCVVARASTMEMISSGMGGTLSGSIQLMRAELQVLSPLVPIREVTFLRFCKQHAEGLWAVVDVSVDGVLRPNDGAAAAGYMGCRLLPSGCVVEDMRNGYSKVTWVVHAEYDEAAAHELYRPLLRSGQALGARRWLASLRRQCEYLAILCSNPLPSRGDGHHEAISPVGRRCMLKLAQRMADNFCAGVCATAAQKWRRLDEWRVEGGDQQPRGAGGEDKVRMMARQSVGAPGEPPGVVLSATTSVRLPSTSPQRVFDYLRDEQRRGEWDILANGEAMQEMDHIAKGQHHGNAVSLLRPNATSGNQNNMLILQETCTDPSGSLVVYAPVDVQSMHVVMGGGDSAYVSLLPSGFAILPDGYSNAVTPDPTSQLGSSPDVQGGSNNINTGSLVTVAFQILVNNLPTAKLTVESVDTVSNLLSCTIQKIKSALQANIISP; from the exons ATGAGCTTCGGCGGCATGTTCGACGGCGCCGGCTCCGGCGTCTTCTCCTACGACGCCGGCGGGGGCGGCGCCGGCATGCACAACCCAGCTGGCCGCCTCCTGCCCTCGCCGAACCTCCCCAGACCCGGTGGCGCCGGCGGTTTCTCATCCTCCACCGGCCTCTCCCTTGGCCTG ACGAACATGGAAGGTGGGCAGCTCGGCGATCCGAACCGGCTCGGCGGTCTGCTGGGCAGCGCCGGGAGCGTCGGCGACGGCAGCGACTCACTGGTCCGCGGGCGGGAGGACGAGAACGACAGCCGCTCCGGGAGCGACAACCTCGACGGCGCCTCCGGCGACGAGCTCGATCCGGACAACGGCAACCCGCGCAAGAAAAAGAAGCGCTACCACCGCCACACGCCGCAGCAAATCCAGGAGCTCGAAGC TGTGTTCAAGGAATGCCCTCACCCCGACGAGAAGCAGCGGATGGAGCTCAGCCGGCGGCTCAACCTGGAGAGCCGCCAGGTCAAGTTCTGGTTCCAGAATCGGCGCACACAGATGAAG ACGCAGATCGAGCGTCACGAGAACGCGCTGCTGCGGCAGGAGAACGACAAGCTGCGCACCGAGAACATGACGATCCGGGAGGCGATGCGGAGCCCGATGTGCGGCaactgcggcggcgcggcggtgctGGGCGACGTGTCGCTCGAGGAGCAGCACCTGCGCATCGAGAACTCGCGCCTCAAGGACGAGCTGGACCGCGTGTGCGCGCTGGCGGGCAAGTTCCTGGGCCGGCCCGTGTCCGCCATCTCGTCCCCGCTGAGCCTCCCGTCGTCGCTCTCCGGGCTCGACCTCGCCGTCGGCAGCGCCAACGGCGGCTTCATGGGCGGCGGCTCCGTGCTGCAGTCTATCCCGGACCTGATGGGCGGCGGGCCGGCGGGCATGCGGCTGCCCGCCGGCATGATCGGGGGCGGGCTGGATGATGGTGTTGGTGGCGCGGGTGATGCAATGGACCGCGGCGTGCTGCTGGAGCTCGGGCTGGCGGCCATGGAGGAGCTGGTGAAGGTGGCGCAGGTGGACGAGCCGTTGTGGCTGCCCACCAGCCTGGACACCAGCGCAGGCGGCGGGTTCGGCCAGCAGCAGGCGCTGGAGAGCGGTGGGTTCCAGACGATGAACTTCGAGGAGTACCGGCGCGCGTTTGCCCGCGTGCTCGGCCCCAGCCCCGCCGGCTTCGTCTCCGAGGCCACCCGCGACGTCGGCGTGGCCATCGTCAGCAGCGTCGACCTCGTGAGCAGCCTCATGGACGCG GGTCGGTGGTCGGAGATGTTCCCGTGCGTGGTGGCGCGGGCGAGCACGATGGAGATGATCTCGAGCGGCATGGGCGGCACGCTCAGCGGCTCGATCCAACTG ATGCGCGCGGAGCTGCAGGTGCTGTCGCCGCTGGTGCCGATCCGGGAGGTGACGTTCCTGCGGTTCTGCAAGCAGCACGCGGAGGGCCTCTGGGCCGTCGTCGACGTCTCGGTGGACGGCGTCCTCCGTCCCAacgacggcgccgccgcggcGGGGTACATGGGCTGCCGCCTCCTCCCCTCCGGCTGCGTCGTGGAGGACATGCGCAACGGCTACTCCAAG GTCACGTGGGTGGTTCACGCCGAGTACGACGAGGCCGCGGCGCACGAGCTGTACCGGCCCCTGCTCCGCTCCGGCCAGGCCCTCGGCGCGCGCCGCTGGCTCGCCTCGCTGCGGCGCCAGTGCGAGTACCTCGCCATCCTCTGCTCCAACCCGCTGCCCTCGCGCGGCGACGGCCACCACGAGGCCATCTCGCCCGTCGGCCGCCGCTGCATGCTCAAGCTGGCCCAgcgcatggccgacaacttctgcGCCGGGGTCTGCgccacggcggcgcagaagtggcGCCGCCTCGACGAGTGGCGCGTCGAGGGCGGCGACCAGCAGCCGCGCGGCGCCGGCGGGGAGGACAAGGTCAGGATGATGGCGCGACAGAGCGTTGGCGCGCCCGGGGAGCCGCCCGGCGTCGTGCTCAGCGCCACCACCTCCGTCAGGCTGCCTAGCACGTCGCCGCAGCGCGTCTTCGACTATCTCCGCGACGAGCAGCGCCGGGGCGAGTGGGACATCCTGGCTAACGGCGAGGCCATGCAGGAGATGGACCACATCGCCAAGGGCCAGCACCACGGCAACGCCGTCTCACTCCTCCGTCCCAAC GCAACGAGTGGGAACCAGAACAACATGCTCATCTTGCAGGAGACATGCACCGACCCGTCCGGCTCCCTGGTGGTGTATGCCCCCGTGGACGTGCAGTCCATGCACGTcgtcatgggcggcggcgactcggCTTACGTCTCCCTCCTGCCCTCCGGCTTCGCCATCCTCCCTGACGGCTACAGCAATGCCGTCACTCCGGACCCTACCTCTCAGCTGGGCTCGTCGCCGGACGTTCAAGGTGGCAGCAACAACATCAACACCGGGTCACTCGTCACGGTGGCATTCCAGATTCTGGTGAACAACCTGCCGACGGCCAAGCTCACCGTCGAGTCGGTCGACACCGTGAGTAACCTACTCTCCTGCACCATCCAGAAGATCAAGTCCGCCCTGCAGGCAAACATCATCTCGCCCTAG